A single genomic interval of Amycolatopsis albispora harbors:
- a CDS encoding ABC transporter ATP-binding protein — translation MDNAISISGLVKTFGRTKALDGLDLNVATGEVHGFLGPNGAGKSTTVRVLLGLLRADAGHVRLLGGDPWRDAATLHRRLAYVPGDVNLWPNLSGGEVIDLLGRLRGGLDQRRRAELIERFDLDPKKKGRTYSKGNRQKVAIVAALSSKVDLLILDEPTSGLDPLMEATFQYAIQEEREQGRTVLLSSHILAEVEALCDRVSIIRNGQNVETGTLAELRHLTRTSITAELAGHPNGLSNLPNVHDLHVEGNRVRFDVETHSLDEVLRQLTNVGVRSLVSQPPTLEELFLRHYTTEAQREAAVR, via the coding sequence ATGGACAACGCCATCTCCATCTCCGGCCTGGTCAAGACCTTCGGCCGGACGAAGGCCCTCGACGGCCTCGACCTCAACGTCGCCACCGGGGAGGTGCACGGATTCCTGGGCCCGAACGGCGCCGGGAAGTCGACCACCGTCCGCGTCCTGCTCGGACTGCTGCGGGCCGACGCCGGGCACGTCCGCCTGCTCGGCGGCGATCCCTGGCGCGACGCGGCCACCCTGCACCGGCGGCTGGCCTACGTACCCGGCGATGTCAACCTCTGGCCCAACCTCTCCGGCGGCGAGGTGATCGACCTGCTCGGGCGCCTGCGCGGCGGGCTCGACCAGCGCCGCCGCGCCGAGCTGATCGAGCGGTTCGACCTCGACCCGAAGAAGAAGGGGCGCACCTACTCCAAGGGCAACCGGCAGAAGGTGGCCATCGTCGCCGCACTGTCGTCCAAAGTGGACCTGTTGATCCTGGACGAGCCGACCTCCGGGCTGGACCCGCTGATGGAGGCCACCTTCCAGTACGCCATCCAGGAAGAGCGCGAACAGGGCCGCACGGTGCTGCTGTCCAGCCACATCCTCGCCGAGGTGGAGGCGCTCTGCGACCGGGTCAGCATCATCCGCAACGGGCAGAACGTGGAAACCGGCACGCTGGCCGAACTGCGTCACCTCACCCGCACCTCGATCACCGCCGAGCTGGCCGGGCACCCGAACGGCCTGTCGAACCTGCCGAACGTGCACGACCTGCACGTCGAGGGCAACCGCGTGCGGTTCGACGTGGAGACGCACTCGCTCGACGAGGTGCTGCGGCAGCTGACGAACGTCGGCGTGCGCAGCCTGGTCAGCCAGCCGCCGACGCTGGAGGAACTGTTCCTGCGCCACTACACCACCGAAGCGCAGCGAGAGGCGGCCGTGCGATGA
- a CDS encoding nucleoside deaminase codes for MFEGLVRPAIEVAREAFTSDDVPIGAVVFAPDGSVLARARNAREELGDPTAHAEVLALRSAARVFGDGWRLDGCTLAVTVEPCTMCAGALVLSRVSRLVFGAWEPRTGAVGSLWDVVRDPRLNHRPEVYGGVLEAECAALLAEFFAGRRAHPGE; via the coding sequence ATGTTCGAGGGCTTGGTGCGACCCGCCATCGAGGTCGCGCGCGAGGCGTTCACCAGCGACGACGTGCCGATCGGCGCGGTGGTGTTCGCCCCGGACGGCTCGGTGCTGGCCCGCGCGCGCAACGCCCGCGAAGAACTCGGCGACCCGACGGCGCACGCGGAAGTGCTGGCCCTGCGCTCGGCGGCACGCGTTTTCGGTGACGGCTGGCGGCTGGACGGCTGCACGCTCGCGGTGACGGTCGAGCCGTGCACCATGTGCGCCGGCGCGCTGGTCCTTTCGCGCGTGTCGCGGCTGGTCTTCGGCGCGTGGGAGCCGCGGACGGGCGCGGTCGGCTCGCTGTGGGACGTGGTGCGGGATCCGCGGTTGAACCACCGGCCGGAGGTCTACGGCGGGGTGCTGGAGGCGGAGTGCGCGGCGTTGCTGGCCGAGTTCTTCGCGGGCCGCCGCGCTCACCCCGGCGAGTGA
- a CDS encoding FUSC family protein, which yields MSSRDLSAPNWLVHLLRSKPDPVPWTRAIRAPIALALPLAIGFALGDIVLGAVVSTGALPTVLSEAAGPYRYRARRITGAAVAAFAGYAAGLLSGGNPAVSVPVVIVVAALSALISAAGSNASIAALQMFVFCVLGTGQHLLGVQVEISLICFVVGAVWGLGVALFGWTVRATSPERSAVTQVFIELAAMLSAEDEDTQRAARHQLTSALNTAYDRLLTARSWLSGRDETYRKLLTLLSASTPAVEASVAMVNAGERPPRELIDYLVRLATAVRMDAELPPVPELESDEPMAVALRAGLVKIGKGKERKRREPDPLRKRLREWLSSLAGPVTWSATLRLTLCVAIAEVVSLLVPFERSYWITLTVGIVLKPDFGSVFGRAVLRGLGTVAGVSIGAAVLGLGAQGWWLVAFSALFAAGVAIGKVRNYGLLATFVTPLIILQMDLSSHGDWSVVLARLVDTVLGCAIVLLFGYLLWPGSMRPRVGGQLADALDKVTEYASRALRPVDSADDRAERSRGRRRAYRALADLRTTFQQVIVEPSAAGRQAVAWWPVIVELERFTDAVTEVVVTVEHGAPPPDPAAVEQITAALTELAAAVREQREPASMAMPGGDQLSGVVDGLTAVFDAVRGPDLTERSPMRFVRRFLLDRWT from the coding sequence GTGAGCTCGCGCGATCTGTCCGCCCCGAACTGGCTCGTGCACCTCCTGCGCAGCAAGCCGGACCCGGTGCCGTGGACGCGCGCGATCCGCGCGCCGATCGCGCTGGCCCTGCCGCTGGCGATCGGCTTCGCGCTCGGGGACATCGTGCTCGGCGCGGTGGTCTCCACCGGTGCGCTGCCGACCGTGCTCTCCGAGGCCGCCGGGCCGTACCGCTACCGCGCGCGGCGCATCACCGGTGCGGCCGTCGCCGCCTTCGCCGGGTACGCGGCGGGCCTGCTCAGCGGGGGCAATCCGGCGGTGTCGGTGCCGGTGGTGATCGTGGTCGCCGCGTTGTCGGCGCTGATCAGCGCGGCGGGCAGCAACGCGTCCATCGCGGCGCTGCAGATGTTCGTCTTCTGCGTGCTCGGCACCGGGCAGCACCTGCTCGGCGTCCAGGTCGAGATCTCGCTGATCTGCTTTGTGGTGGGCGCGGTCTGGGGACTCGGCGTGGCGTTGTTCGGCTGGACGGTCCGCGCGACCTCACCGGAGCGGTCCGCGGTCACGCAGGTGTTCATCGAGCTGGCGGCCATGCTGTCCGCCGAGGACGAGGACACCCAGCGCGCCGCCCGCCACCAGCTGACCTCCGCGCTCAACACCGCCTACGACCGGCTGCTCACCGCGCGGTCGTGGCTGTCCGGGCGGGACGAGACCTACCGCAAGCTGCTCACCCTGCTGTCGGCGAGCACGCCGGCGGTCGAGGCGTCGGTGGCCATGGTCAACGCGGGGGAGCGGCCGCCGCGCGAGCTGATCGACTACCTGGTCCGGCTGGCCACGGCGGTCCGGATGGACGCCGAACTGCCGCCGGTGCCCGAACTCGAAAGCGACGAGCCGATGGCCGTGGCGCTGCGGGCCGGGCTGGTCAAGATCGGCAAGGGCAAGGAACGCAAGCGCCGCGAACCCGACCCGTTGCGCAAGCGCTTGCGCGAGTGGCTCAGCTCGCTCGCCGGGCCGGTGACCTGGAGCGCGACGCTGCGGCTGACCCTGTGCGTGGCGATCGCCGAGGTGGTCAGCCTGCTGGTGCCGTTCGAGCGGTCCTACTGGATCACGCTGACCGTCGGCATCGTGCTCAAGCCCGACTTCGGCTCGGTGTTCGGGCGCGCGGTGCTGCGCGGGCTCGGCACGGTGGCCGGGGTGTCGATCGGCGCCGCGGTGCTCGGCCTCGGCGCGCAGGGCTGGTGGCTGGTCGCGTTCAGCGCGTTGTTCGCCGCCGGGGTGGCCATCGGCAAGGTGCGCAACTACGGTCTGCTGGCCACCTTCGTCACGCCGCTGATCATCCTGCAGATGGACCTGTCCAGCCACGGCGACTGGTCGGTGGTGCTGGCGCGGCTGGTGGACACCGTGCTCGGCTGCGCCATCGTGCTGTTGTTCGGTTACCTGCTCTGGCCGGGCAGCATGCGGCCGCGGGTCGGCGGGCAGCTGGCCGACGCGCTGGACAAGGTGACCGAGTACGCGTCGCGGGCGCTGCGGCCGGTCGATTCGGCCGACGACCGGGCCGAGCGGTCGCGGGGCCGCCGCCGCGCGTACCGGGCGCTGGCCGATCTGCGGACCACGTTCCAGCAGGTCATCGTGGAACCGTCGGCGGCGGGACGGCAGGCCGTGGCGTGGTGGCCGGTGATCGTCGAACTGGAGCGGTTCACCGACGCGGTCACCGAGGTGGTGGTCACCGTCGAGCACGGCGCGCCACCCCCCGATCCGGCCGCGGTCGAGCAGATCACCGCGGCGCTGACCGAGCTGGCGGCGGCCGTGCGGGAGCAACGGGAACCGGCGAGCATGGCCATGCCGGGCGGTGACCAGCTGTCCGGGGTGGTGGACGGGCTGACCGCGGTGTTCGACGCGGTGCGCGGCCCGGATCTCACCGAACGCTCGCCGATGCGGTTCGTCCGGCGCTTCCTGCTCGACCGCTGGACCTGA
- a CDS encoding SGNH/GDSL hydrolase family protein, translating into MRRRADLATLLLAPVLVRQGLRVRRETLRLPGAAGPVRGLVPGPDPLRLLVLGESTVDGVGARDHEEALTGRLAVALAAKTGRGVAWRVAGRTGANARVVHDELLPDAVAEPADLVVVALGVNDTIELHSPARYRRDLLRLVCALRRALGPVPVVLTGVPHLGRFPALPRPLRDVLGLRSRALDAAAASLAALPGVRHSVMPVDRMTANAFAADGFHPGPEGYRIWADYVVSG; encoded by the coding sequence ATGAGGCGCCGCGCCGACCTGGCCACGCTCCTGCTCGCGCCGGTGCTCGTCCGGCAGGGCCTGCGTGTCCGCCGCGAGACGCTCCGGCTGCCCGGCGCGGCCGGGCCGGTGCGCGGGCTGGTGCCCGGGCCCGATCCGCTGCGCCTGCTCGTGCTCGGTGAGTCCACTGTGGACGGCGTGGGCGCGCGGGACCACGAGGAGGCGCTCACCGGGCGGCTGGCCGTCGCGCTGGCCGCCAAGACCGGGCGCGGGGTGGCCTGGCGGGTCGCCGGGCGCACCGGCGCGAACGCGCGCGTGGTGCACGACGAGCTGCTGCCGGACGCGGTCGCCGAACCCGCGGACCTGGTGGTGGTCGCACTCGGCGTGAACGACACGATCGAGCTGCATTCGCCCGCGCGCTACCGCCGTGACCTGCTGCGACTGGTCTGCGCGCTGCGGCGGGCGCTCGGCCCGGTGCCGGTGGTGCTCACCGGGGTGCCGCACCTCGGCCGGTTCCCCGCGCTGCCCCGGCCGCTGCGGGACGTGCTCGGCCTGCGGTCGCGTGCGCTGGACGCGGCGGCCGCGTCGCTGGCCGCGCTGCCCGGCGTGCGGCACTCGGTGATGCCGGTGGACCGGATGACCGCGAACGCCTTCGCCGCCGACGGATTCCACCCCGGACCGGAGGGCTACCGGATCTGGGCTGATTACGTCGTGTCGGGATGA
- a CDS encoding ABC transporter permease produces the protein MTTHPLLSTRHLVRLALRRDRIVMPVWILLLGVIPAAVAGSYGELYKTEAERRSLTTGMAANPSLNLLYGPPFDLSDAGGFTVWRYGTIIPFFLAMACVFTVTRHTRQEEDTGRQELLSSAVLGRFAALTAAVVTAALTAFGTGLLTVVALTGAGVPLSGAVAFGAAISLTGLVFTGVAAITAQLAEYSRTANGLAMAVLGVAFLLRAIGDAAKDVSWLSWLSPIGWSTQVRPFAGERWWVLGLLLGTAVATGAVAYALSTRRDVGLGLLPARPGPATAAPGLRSPLALAWRLHRGSFVGWTIAFAVMGALFGSLAAGIGDVVGESQATAEIFERMGGAEQIVDAFLGTLGQIFAIIASMYGVQAALRMRSEETAVRVEPLLATRVGRLRWTAGHLLFALLGSAVMMAVAGVLAGLLHGLRISDVAHQVPAVLGATMAQLPAVWLVLAVTVLLFGLLPKYTTVAWAVAGVFVTLSLFGPVLQLSQPVLNLSPFTHIPKLPAAEFTATPLLWLTGLAVVVFGAGLAGFRRRDIG, from the coding sequence ATGACCACGCACCCGTTGCTCAGCACGCGGCACCTGGTCCGCCTGGCGCTGCGCCGCGACCGGATCGTCATGCCGGTCTGGATCCTGCTGCTCGGGGTGATCCCGGCGGCGGTCGCCGGTTCCTACGGCGAGCTGTACAAAACCGAGGCCGAACGGCGGTCGCTGACCACCGGCATGGCGGCGAACCCGTCGCTGAACCTGCTCTACGGCCCGCCGTTCGACCTGTCCGACGCCGGTGGGTTCACCGTCTGGCGCTACGGCACGATCATCCCGTTCTTCCTGGCCATGGCCTGCGTGTTCACCGTGACCAGGCACACCAGGCAGGAGGAGGACACCGGCAGGCAGGAACTGCTGTCCTCGGCGGTGCTCGGCCGGTTCGCCGCGCTGACCGCGGCGGTGGTCACGGCCGCGCTGACCGCGTTCGGCACCGGCCTGCTCACCGTGGTCGCGCTGACCGGCGCCGGGGTGCCGCTCAGCGGCGCGGTGGCGTTCGGCGCGGCGATCTCGCTGACCGGCCTGGTCTTCACCGGCGTCGCCGCGATCACCGCGCAGCTCGCCGAGTATTCGCGCACGGCCAACGGGCTGGCCATGGCGGTGCTCGGCGTCGCCTTCCTGCTCCGCGCCATCGGGGACGCGGCGAAGGACGTGAGCTGGCTGTCGTGGCTGTCACCGATCGGCTGGTCCACCCAGGTCCGGCCGTTCGCGGGGGAACGGTGGTGGGTGCTCGGGCTGCTGCTCGGCACGGCGGTCGCGACGGGGGCGGTCGCCTACGCGCTGAGCACGCGGCGGGACGTGGGCCTCGGCCTGCTGCCCGCGCGGCCCGGCCCCGCCACCGCCGCTCCCGGCCTGCGCAGCCCGCTCGCACTGGCGTGGCGGCTGCACCGCGGCTCGTTCGTCGGCTGGACCATCGCGTTCGCGGTGATGGGCGCGTTGTTCGGCTCGCTCGCCGCCGGGATCGGTGACGTGGTCGGCGAAAGCCAGGCCACCGCGGAGATCTTCGAGCGCATGGGCGGCGCCGAGCAGATCGTGGACGCCTTCCTCGGCACGCTCGGCCAGATCTTCGCCATCATCGCGTCGATGTACGGGGTGCAGGCGGCGCTGCGGATGCGGTCGGAGGAGACCGCGGTCCGGGTGGAGCCGCTGCTGGCCACCCGCGTCGGGCGGCTGCGCTGGACCGCCGGCCACCTGCTGTTCGCGCTGCTCGGCTCGGCGGTGATGATGGCCGTCGCCGGCGTGCTGGCCGGATTGCTGCACGGGCTGCGGATCAGCGACGTGGCGCACCAGGTGCCCGCGGTGCTCGGGGCGACGATGGCGCAGCTGCCCGCGGTGTGGCTGGTGCTGGCGGTGACGGTGTTGTTGTTCGGGTTGTTGCCGAAGTACACCACGGTGGCGTGGGCGGTGGCCGGGGTGTTCGTGACGTTGAGCCTGTTCGGGCCGGTGCTGCAGTTGAGCCAGCCGGTGCTGAACCTCTCGCCGTTCACGCACATCCCGAAGCTGCCCGCCGCCGAGTTCACCGCGACGCCGCTGCTGTGGCTGACCGGGCTCGCCGTGGTGGTGTTCGGCGCGGGCCTGGCCGGCTTCCGCCGCCGCGACATCGGCTGA
- a CDS encoding CsbD family protein, which produces MSFVDKAKDKAQQAVGAAKEKLGHATDNEDLRDSGKADQTEGQVKEASHDLRDKAKGAVQDLKRDR; this is translated from the coding sequence ATGAGCTTCGTGGACAAGGCCAAGGACAAGGCGCAGCAGGCGGTGGGCGCGGCCAAGGAGAAGCTCGGCCACGCCACGGACAACGAGGACCTGCGCGACTCGGGCAAGGCGGACCAGACCGAGGGGCAGGTCAAGGAGGCCAGTCACGACCTGAGGGACAAGGCCAAGGGCGCGGTGCAGGACCTGAAGCGCGACCGCTGA
- a CDS encoding antitoxin yields MGINFDELKNKAKNALEKNSDKIEQGLDKASGVAKSKFGKHSDKIDNATGKAKGFLHKNQGGGEQPGGQTPPPPPPAQ; encoded by the coding sequence ATGGGCATAAACTTCGACGAGTTGAAGAACAAGGCCAAGAACGCGCTGGAGAAGAACAGCGACAAGATCGAACAGGGCCTGGACAAGGCCAGCGGGGTGGCGAAGTCGAAGTTCGGCAAGCACTCGGACAAGATCGACAACGCCACCGGCAAGGCCAAGGGCTTCCTGCACAAGAACCAGGGCGGCGGTGAGCAGCCGGGCGGCCAGACGCCGCCACCACCCCCGCCCGCCCAGTGA
- a CDS encoding prephenate dehydrogenase — protein sequence MIGLGLIGGSVLRAAAAAKRTVWGATTSESDAAAARAQGYDAETDVAAALRRAAEADAMVVLAVPLTVVDETLHLLAEHAPNALLTDVTSVKGPVLRAVRRWAPEARYVGGHPMAGTSRSGWDAGDAELFQGAAWVVEIEDDTDLALWAEVAEFAVSLGAHVVPLSAAAHDEAVARISHLPHLLAAVLSAVGAEGGPVAMALAAGSFRDGTRVAGSRPELVRAMTEGNREALLSVLDDALGRLGAARGSLASTGGLAKTIEAGHQGSLAFAEHREQDRAGVQLSLSAPDAREALRALGERGGRITGISGDQATAESS from the coding sequence GTGATCGGGCTCGGGTTGATCGGCGGTTCGGTGCTGCGTGCCGCCGCCGCGGCGAAGAGGACGGTGTGGGGTGCCACCACGTCCGAATCGGACGCCGCGGCGGCGAGAGCGCAGGGCTACGACGCGGAAACCGACGTGGCCGCGGCGCTGCGCCGGGCCGCCGAAGCCGACGCCATGGTGGTGCTCGCGGTGCCGTTGACCGTCGTCGACGAGACCCTGCACCTGCTGGCCGAGCACGCACCGAACGCGCTGCTCACCGACGTGACCAGCGTGAAGGGCCCGGTGCTGCGAGCGGTCCGCCGCTGGGCGCCCGAAGCGAGGTACGTCGGCGGGCACCCGATGGCGGGCACGTCGCGGTCCGGTTGGGACGCCGGTGACGCGGAGCTGTTCCAGGGTGCGGCCTGGGTGGTCGAAATCGAAGACGACACCGACCTGGCGCTGTGGGCCGAGGTCGCCGAGTTCGCCGTTTCGCTGGGAGCGCACGTGGTGCCGCTCTCGGCAGCGGCGCACGACGAGGCCGTGGCGCGGATCTCCCACCTGCCGCACCTGCTCGCCGCGGTGCTCTCGGCAGTCGGCGCGGAGGGCGGTCCGGTGGCGATGGCGCTGGCGGCCGGTTCGTTCCGGGACGGCACGCGGGTCGCGGGCAGCCGCCCCGAACTGGTCCGGGCGATGACGGAGGGCAACCGGGAGGCGCTGCTCTCGGTACTCGACGACGCGCTGGGCAGGCTGGGCGCCGCGCGCGGCTCACTGGCGTCGACCGGCGGGCTGGCCAAGACCATCGAGGCCGGTCACCAGGGTTCGCTGGCCTTCGCCGAGCACCGCGAGCAGGACCGGGCCGGCGTCCAGCTGAGTCTTTCGGCACCGGACGCCAGGGAGGCGTTGCGTGCGCTCGGCGAACGGGGCGGCCGGATCACCGGTATCTCCGGCGACCAGGCCACCGCCGAATCAAGCTGA
- a CDS encoding M20 metallopeptidase family protein, whose amino-acid sequence MSPSGPTDLPPLPGARFAGLLAAAKALQPKTVDLRRKLHRHPEQGLHLPKTQAAIEQALDGLPLEITRGKSTTALTAVLRGSRPGPSVLLRGDMDALPLTEDTGLDYASEVEGTMHACGHDTHVAMLASAAHLLADRVDDLAGSVVFMFQPGEEGYHGARHMIHEGVLDAAGEQVSAAFALHTYANAESGRILTRHGPILASADSFSVRVIGKGGHGSAPHQALDPVPAAAAMVGALQTMITRRVSVFDPAVLSVTRISAGTTTNIIPETAELEGTIRTLSERTRALVRAELPKVCEGVGAAHGCRVLVDIEPGYPVTANDPGQADLVNALAEEVLGVQYAQPMPEPIMGAEDFSYVLQRVPGAFAFIGACPPETSLDEVAPNHSNRVRYDEEAMANGVAMHAAFALAHLGS is encoded by the coding sequence ATGAGCCCTTCCGGTCCCACCGATCTGCCGCCCCTGCCGGGCGCCCGTTTCGCCGGGCTGCTGGCCGCGGCCAAGGCGTTGCAACCGAAAACCGTCGACCTGCGGCGCAAGCTGCACCGGCACCCCGAGCAGGGCCTGCACCTGCCGAAAACCCAGGCCGCGATCGAGCAGGCGCTCGACGGCCTGCCGCTGGAGATCACCCGCGGCAAGTCGACCACCGCGCTGACCGCGGTGCTGCGCGGCTCCCGGCCCGGCCCGTCCGTGCTGCTGCGCGGTGACATGGACGCGCTGCCGCTCACCGAGGACACCGGACTGGACTACGCCTCCGAGGTCGAGGGCACCATGCACGCCTGCGGGCACGACACGCACGTCGCGATGCTCGCGTCGGCCGCGCACCTGCTCGCCGACCGCGTCGACGACCTGGCCGGTTCCGTCGTGTTCATGTTCCAGCCCGGCGAAGAGGGCTACCACGGCGCGCGCCACATGATCCACGAAGGCGTGCTCGATGCCGCCGGTGAGCAGGTCAGCGCGGCCTTCGCACTGCACACCTACGCGAACGCCGAATCGGGGAGGATCCTCACCCGGCACGGGCCGATCCTGGCTTCGGCCGACAGCTTCAGCGTCCGGGTGATCGGCAAGGGCGGCCACGGCTCGGCCCCGCACCAGGCGCTCGACCCGGTGCCGGCGGCCGCCGCGATGGTCGGCGCGCTGCAGACGATGATCACGCGCCGGGTCAGCGTGTTCGACCCGGCGGTGCTCTCGGTGACGCGCATCTCGGCGGGCACCACCACCAACATCATTCCGGAGACCGCCGAGCTGGAAGGCACCATCCGCACGCTGTCCGAGCGCACGCGCGCGCTCGTGCGGGCCGAGCTGCCGAAGGTCTGCGAGGGCGTCGGCGCCGCGCACGGCTGCCGGGTGCTGGTGGACATCGAGCCCGGCTATCCGGTCACCGCCAACGATCCCGGCCAGGCGGACCTGGTGAACGCGCTGGCCGAGGAGGTGCTCGGTGTGCAGTACGCCCAGCCGATGCCGGAGCCGATCATGGGCGCCGAGGACTTCTCCTATGTCCTGCAACGGGTTCCGGGGGCCTTCGCGTTCATCGGCGCGTGCCCGCCGGAGACCTCTTTGGACGAGGTGGCGCCGAACCACTCGAACCGCGTGCGGTACGACGAGGAGGCGATGGCGAACGGCGTGGCGATGCACGCCGCCTTCGCGCTGGCGCACCTGGGCTCGTAG
- a CDS encoding GbsR/MarR family transcriptional regulator: protein MSTTPEEHGPPGDAETRQFIEDFAIMLTDAGLQRMASRVFTALLATQKGSLTAGELADVLQISPAAVSGAVRYLTHIGMVTRARMPGERRDHYLISDDQWYEGFGRKDAIYQQLSEVLGRGVDAVGPETPAGKRIAETKGFFEFISKEIPVLIDRWRQEKDR from the coding sequence ATGTCGACCACCCCAGAGGAGCACGGTCCGCCGGGCGACGCGGAGACCAGGCAGTTCATCGAGGACTTCGCCATCATGCTGACCGACGCCGGGCTGCAGCGCATGGCGTCGCGCGTGTTCACCGCGCTGCTGGCCACCCAGAAGGGCAGCCTCACCGCGGGTGAGCTTGCTGACGTGCTGCAGATCAGCCCCGCCGCGGTGTCCGGCGCGGTCCGCTACCTGACGCACATCGGCATGGTCACCCGCGCGCGGATGCCCGGTGAACGGCGTGACCACTACCTGATCAGCGACGACCAGTGGTACGAGGGCTTCGGCCGCAAGGACGCCATCTACCAGCAGCTTTCCGAGGTGCTGGGGCGTGGCGTGGACGCGGTCGGGCCGGAGACCCCGGCGGGCAAGCGGATCGCCGAGACCAAGGGGTTCTTCGAGTTCATCAGCAAGGAGATCCCGGTGCTGATCGACCGGTGGCGGCAAGAGAAGGACAGATGA
- a CDS encoding MFS transporter: protein MPTWGLLRKPDFRAFWTADLLSQFGTRVAFLGVPLLATTTLNATATQVALLRALESSAYLVLGLQAGAWCDRLQARPVLILADLGRAVLIASVPVCAVFGVLTLWQLFAVVLLTGLLTVFFDVAHQTYLPRLVDRGELLEGNAKLQTNMSVAAIAAPTASGFLVQLLGAPAALGATALGYLSSAGWLSRIRAREARPVVEKRKLRREIGEGLRAVFRHPVLRALALSGASISAFQSVHIASSVVFLIREIGLDAGAVGLLGTLGLTGALAGAVSARRLASALGHARALWLMTLLLGLAYLFYPLTGPGWGLVCWSVAGFGTAFGVIVVNVLQLTYQQLTCPDDLLGRVNATMRFLSLGMVPVGSAGAAVLAPLIGLRATLWTAAVGVLASATWLFFSPLRTRRN from the coding sequence ATGCCGACCTGGGGGCTCCTGCGAAAACCTGACTTCCGCGCGTTCTGGACGGCGGACCTGCTGAGCCAGTTCGGCACCCGTGTCGCGTTTCTCGGTGTGCCGCTGCTGGCGACCACCACGCTGAACGCGACGGCGACGCAGGTGGCACTGCTGCGTGCGCTGGAGAGCAGCGCGTACCTGGTGCTCGGCCTGCAAGCGGGTGCGTGGTGCGACCGGCTGCAGGCGCGTCCGGTGCTGATCCTCGCCGATCTCGGGCGTGCGGTGCTCATCGCGTCGGTGCCGGTGTGCGCTGTGTTCGGGGTGCTGACGCTGTGGCAGCTGTTCGCGGTTGTGCTGCTCACCGGGTTGCTCACGGTGTTCTTCGACGTCGCTCACCAGACGTACCTGCCGCGTCTGGTGGATCGCGGCGAACTGCTCGAGGGGAACGCGAAGCTGCAGACGAACATGTCCGTGGCGGCGATCGCCGCTCCCACCGCGAGCGGGTTCCTCGTCCAGTTGCTCGGCGCCCCGGCCGCACTGGGCGCGACGGCGCTCGGTTACCTGTCCTCGGCGGGCTGGCTTTCGCGGATCCGGGCCCGCGAAGCGCGGCCGGTGGTGGAGAAACGCAAGCTGCGCAGGGAAATCGGCGAAGGCCTGCGGGCGGTGTTCCGGCACCCGGTGCTGCGCGCACTCGCCCTGAGCGGGGCGTCGATCAGCGCTTTCCAGTCCGTGCACATCGCGAGTTCCGTGGTGTTCCTGATCCGCGAAATCGGCCTCGACGCCGGTGCTGTCGGCCTGCTCGGCACCCTCGGCCTGACCGGCGCCCTCGCCGGCGCGGTGAGCGCCCGGCGGCTGGCAAGCGCACTCGGCCACGCCCGCGCGCTGTGGCTGATGACGCTGCTGCTCGGCCTCGCCTACCTGTTCTACCCGCTGACCGGCCCGGGCTGGGGCCTCGTGTGCTGGTCGGTGGCCGGTTTCGGTACCGCGTTCGGGGTCATCGTGGTCAACGTGCTGCAGCTGACCTACCAGCAGCTGACGTGTCCGGACGACCTGCTGGGCCGGGTCAACGCCACCATGCGCTTCCTGTCGCTAGGCATGGTTCCGGTCGGGAGCGCGGGCGCGGCCGTGCTCGCCCCGCTGATCGGCCTGCGCGCCACGCTGTGGACCGCCGCCGTCGGCGTTCTCGCGTCCGCGACTTGGCTGTTCTTCTCACCGCTGCGCACCCGCCGGAACTGA
- a CDS encoding tRNA adenosine deaminase-associated protein, whose protein sequence is MAGQEAITGFAVAVVREDGRWRCSQLDTGALAELDAAITELAKMRSTGAVFGLLAVDDEFFVIVRPSPRGASLLLSDAAAALDYDIAADVLDLLRVDPPEEDDDAIWPEGDLEILADFGLPGAELEVIVGEVDRYPDEQLLMIAQRCGFGDEFAKLLDEV, encoded by the coding sequence ATGGCGGGGCAGGAGGCGATCACCGGGTTCGCGGTGGCCGTGGTGCGCGAAGACGGCCGTTGGCGGTGTTCGCAGCTGGACACCGGGGCACTGGCGGAGCTGGACGCCGCGATCACCGAGCTGGCGAAGATGCGCTCCACCGGGGCCGTTTTCGGCCTGCTGGCGGTGGACGACGAGTTCTTCGTGATCGTGCGGCCGAGCCCGCGCGGCGCGTCGCTGCTGCTGTCGGACGCCGCGGCGGCGCTGGACTACGACATCGCCGCCGACGTGCTCGACCTGCTGCGGGTCGATCCGCCGGAGGAGGACGACGACGCCATCTGGCCGGAAGGCGACCTGGAGATCCTCGCCGACTTCGGCCTGCCCGGCGCCGAGCTGGAGGTGATCGTCGGTGAGGTGGACCGCTACCCCGACGAGCAGCTCCTGATGATCGCGCAGCGCTGCGGCTTCGGTGACGAGTTCGCGAAGCTGCTCGACGAAGTGTGA